In Leptospira stimsonii, the following proteins share a genomic window:
- a CDS encoding efflux RND transporter permease subunit, protein MIQNIIRFSVNHKFLILLLTIGLLVGSFVSLRNIPLDAIPDLSDTQVIVYSRWDRSPDILEDQVTYPIITYLLGAPKIKAVRGFSDFGFSYVYVIFQDGTDIYWARSRVLEYLTRIQASLPSGVKIELGPDASSVGWVYQYALRDRTGMSSFSDLRTYQDFKLKYLLNAVPGVSEVASIGGFKKQYQITLQPNALRSYNIDFETLVRKIRESNQETGGRLVELSGAEFMIRGRGYISSIEDIENVSLGTDLNGTPILLKNVATVSFGPDIRRGITDWNGEGDVVAGTIVMRHGENALNVIERLKTKIESIQKNLPNGTEFITTYDRSELIKNALSTLRWKLIEEMLIVSAVILLFLWHFPSAIIPILTIPISVLITFIPMYLLDLNANLMSLSGMAISIGVLVDGAIVEVENAYKKLEEWETSGRIGDYHKVRLEALLEVGPSVFFSLLVIAVAFFPVFALVDQEGRLFKPLAYSKNIAMAVAALLAITLDPAFRMLFTRMDPFVFKNAFISKMATSLFVGKYYPEEKHPVSRILFRLYEPACRWVLHNPKITILSSIILVLLTIPVYLRLGSEFMPPLDEESLLYMPTTLPGIGVAEAEKLLSSMDKKLKAIPEIKSVFGKSGRSETATDSAPFSMMETVILLHPKEEWRKANRFYSSWPRILQWPFIPFFSERINKEELVAILNEEMQFPGATNAWTMPIKARIDMLSTGMRTPIGIKVLGTSLEEIERIGVSIESILKTVPDTRSVFAERTAGGYYLDVELKRPSLARYNISVDTAQQIVVSAIGGESITQTIEGRERFSVNLRYPRELRDSVERMKTILVPTTTFGHIPLSEIADIRVKTGPSMIRDENGFLVGYIYVDPATTDIGGYVDLAKKIVSEKILLPSGYSIEWSGQYENMIRVRERMKYVIPLTIFIIFLLLYANTKSYAKTLIILLAVPFSLIGAIGLLFILGYHVSVAVWVGMIALMGLDAETGVFMLLYLDLSYEDAVKKGKLRNREEWIDAVLHGAVHRVRPKIMTVLAAMLGLMPILWSQSTGSDVMKRIAAPMVGGLATSFLLELLVYPPVYLLWKQGTLSSLFQFRNPMERSTFPKESYIPESKTFFRKKEKSRN, encoded by the coding sequence ATGATTCAGAACATCATTCGTTTTTCAGTAAATCATAAATTTCTAATTCTTTTGCTTACGATCGGCCTTCTTGTTGGGTCATTCGTTTCCTTAAGGAATATTCCGTTGGACGCGATCCCGGATCTTTCGGATACGCAGGTAATCGTATATTCCCGTTGGGATCGAAGCCCCGATATCTTAGAAGATCAAGTCACTTATCCGATCATCACTTATCTTCTGGGAGCTCCTAAGATCAAGGCGGTTCGAGGTTTTTCAGATTTTGGATTTTCCTATGTTTATGTGATCTTTCAAGATGGAACGGATATCTATTGGGCAAGATCCCGCGTGCTCGAATATTTAACGCGGATCCAAGCGAGCCTTCCTTCCGGAGTAAAGATAGAATTGGGACCGGACGCGAGTTCGGTGGGTTGGGTATATCAATATGCGCTGAGAGATCGTACCGGAATGTCCTCGTTTTCGGATCTTCGAACCTATCAGGATTTCAAACTGAAATATTTGCTCAACGCGGTACCGGGCGTTTCCGAAGTTGCGTCAATCGGCGGCTTTAAAAAACAATATCAGATCACTCTTCAGCCGAATGCTTTACGTTCCTATAATATTGATTTTGAAACCCTGGTCCGTAAAATACGGGAAAGTAATCAGGAAACCGGCGGCAGGCTGGTCGAACTCTCCGGAGCGGAATTCATGATTCGAGGAAGAGGATATATTTCATCGATCGAGGACATCGAGAACGTCTCTCTTGGAACGGACCTCAATGGTACTCCGATTCTCCTAAAGAATGTAGCGACCGTTTCCTTCGGTCCCGATATCAGACGCGGAATCACGGATTGGAACGGAGAAGGGGATGTTGTCGCGGGAACGATCGTTATGCGACACGGAGAGAATGCGTTAAACGTCATCGAAAGACTGAAAACTAAAATTGAATCCATTCAAAAGAATCTTCCGAATGGAACGGAATTCATCACGACCTACGATCGCTCCGAACTGATCAAAAACGCGCTTTCCACGCTACGGTGGAAGTTGATCGAAGAGATGTTGATCGTATCCGCTGTGATTCTTTTGTTTCTCTGGCATTTTCCGTCGGCTATCATTCCGATCCTTACGATTCCAATCAGCGTTTTGATTACGTTTATTCCGATGTACTTATTGGATTTAAACGCAAACCTCATGTCTCTTTCGGGAATGGCGATCTCCATAGGAGTCCTCGTCGACGGAGCGATTGTGGAAGTGGAAAACGCGTATAAAAAATTGGAAGAATGGGAAACTTCGGGAAGAATCGGAGACTATCATAAAGTTCGATTGGAAGCGCTTTTGGAAGTGGGACCTTCCGTTTTCTTTTCTTTGCTCGTGATCGCCGTCGCGTTCTTTCCCGTATTCGCGCTCGTGGATCAAGAGGGAAGGTTATTTAAACCTTTAGCATATTCAAAAAACATTGCGATGGCGGTCGCGGCTTTGCTTGCGATCACTTTGGATCCCGCCTTTCGAATGCTTTTTACAAGAATGGATCCGTTTGTTTTTAAGAACGCATTTATTTCTAAGATGGCAACGAGTCTTTTCGTAGGAAAATACTATCCGGAAGAAAAACACCCGGTGAGTCGAATTCTATTTCGACTTTACGAGCCCGCCTGCCGCTGGGTATTACACAACCCGAAAATCACAATTCTCTCTTCAATAATCTTGGTTCTTCTTACGATTCCAGTTTATCTTCGCCTTGGGTCCGAGTTCATGCCGCCTTTGGACGAAGAATCTCTTTTGTATATGCCTACCACGTTACCCGGAATCGGCGTTGCAGAGGCGGAAAAATTACTGTCGTCGATGGATAAAAAATTAAAAGCAATTCCTGAAATCAAAAGTGTTTTCGGGAAATCGGGTCGATCCGAAACCGCAACCGACTCGGCTCCGTTTTCGATGATGGAAACCGTCATACTTCTACATCCGAAAGAAGAATGGAGAAAAGCGAATCGATTCTATTCTTCATGGCCTCGCATTCTACAATGGCCATTTATTCCATTCTTCTCCGAAAGAATCAATAAAGAAGAATTGGTTGCTATTCTCAATGAGGAGATGCAATTTCCCGGAGCGACCAATGCCTGGACGATGCCGATCAAAGCAAGAATCGATATGTTGAGCACGGGAATGAGAACGCCGATCGGAATCAAAGTTCTAGGAACTTCACTGGAAGAAATCGAAAGAATTGGAGTTTCCATCGAATCGATTCTCAAAACGGTTCCGGATACAAGAAGTGTTTTTGCCGAAAGGACCGCTGGAGGTTATTATCTCGATGTCGAATTAAAACGACCTAGTTTAGCAAGATATAATATATCGGTCGACACCGCCCAACAGATCGTTGTTTCCGCAATCGGAGGAGAATCGATTACACAAACCATAGAGGGAAGAGAACGATTTTCGGTGAATCTTCGTTATCCGAGAGAATTGAGAGATTCCGTAGAAAGAATGAAAACGATCTTGGTTCCAACGACCACCTTTGGACATATTCCGTTAAGCGAAATAGCCGATATCCGAGTTAAAACCGGACCATCAATGATCCGAGATGAAAACGGATTTTTAGTCGGATATATCTACGTGGATCCCGCCACAACTGATATCGGCGGTTACGTGGATCTTGCCAAAAAAATAGTCTCCGAAAAAATTCTTCTTCCGAGCGGGTATTCCATAGAATGGAGCGGTCAATACGAGAATATGATTCGTGTTCGGGAGAGAATGAAATACGTAATTCCACTTACGATATTTATAATATTCCTATTATTGTATGCGAATACAAAATCCTACGCAAAAACTTTGATCATCTTACTTGCGGTCCCTTTTTCCTTGATCGGAGCGATCGGACTTTTGTTCATTCTCGGCTATCACGTTTCTGTTGCTGTTTGGGTCGGAATGATCGCGCTCATGGGATTGGATGCGGAGACTGGAGTTTTTATGCTTCTCTACTTGGACCTTTCCTACGAGGACGCAGTAAAAAAAGGAAAACTTCGAAACAGAGAAGAATGGATCGACGCAGTCTTGCATGGAGCAGTACACCGAGTGCGTCCGAAAATCATGACCGTTCTTGCGGCGATGCTCGGTTTGATGCCGATCCTATGGTCTCAAAGCACCGGTTCTGACGTTATGAAGCGGATCGCGGCTCCGATGGTCGGAGGACTTGCAACTAGCTTTCTTTTAGAATTGCTGGTTTATCCGCCCGTCTACTTACTCTGGAAACAGGGAACGCTTTCCTCTCTTTTTCAATTCCGGAATCCGATGGAACGAAGCACCTTCCCAAAGGAATCATACATCCCGGAGTCGAAAACTTTTTTCAGAAAGAAGGAGAAATCTCGGAATTGA
- a CDS encoding efflux RND transporter periplasmic adaptor subunit, whose amino-acid sequence MKFPFRVTISILLLFTLVWNCAKEKEIYYCPMHPTYISDRPGTCPICNMDLVKKSKDEHEKHNQNGSDQSSVRVSPSESDSTKGQNSFDTQKSENQSSEKNSQEFPLSLEKQQSIGIRTESVLKRDLTKNVSAYSTVAYDPELYTAITEYKELLRSREFFSDPGSSLVGQNLQIRLRQLGLSSDQIRLWTSGKRDPSELILGGKFGRAHIYSQIYESDLSAVRVGLKIMFKTNVYPDVNFPGVIKSIDTILDKNSRTLRLRSEVFDKEQRLRPQMFGDLEIQIPLKQILSVSTSAVLDTGIHKMVYVQKGPDRFAATFVKTGLNVGEWTEIREGLQEGEKVVSESTFLIDSEARIRFGSSLHKH is encoded by the coding sequence ATGAAGTTTCCGTTTCGTGTGACGATCTCCATTCTTCTACTTTTCACCTTGGTTTGGAACTGCGCCAAAGAAAAGGAAATTTATTATTGTCCGATGCATCCGACTTATATTTCGGATCGTCCTGGTACATGCCCGATTTGTAATATGGATCTTGTCAAAAAGTCTAAAGACGAACACGAGAAACACAACCAAAACGGCTCGGATCAATCGAGTGTGCGCGTTTCTCCTTCCGAATCGGATTCAACGAAAGGACAAAATTCTTTCGACACTCAAAAATCAGAAAATCAATCCTCCGAAAAAAACTCACAGGAGTTTCCCCTTTCCTTAGAAAAACAGCAGTCGATCGGCATTCGAACGGAATCCGTTTTAAAAAGGGACCTTACAAAAAATGTCTCCGCGTATTCCACCGTGGCCTATGACCCGGAGCTTTACACTGCCATTACGGAGTACAAAGAATTGCTTCGTTCCCGGGAATTCTTTTCCGATCCAGGATCTTCCCTCGTCGGACAGAACCTCCAGATTCGTCTGCGTCAGTTAGGTCTTTCCTCCGATCAGATTCGACTCTGGACATCCGGAAAACGAGATCCCTCCGAATTGATTTTAGGCGGGAAGTTCGGACGAGCGCATATTTATTCCCAGATCTACGAATCCGATTTATCCGCTGTGCGTGTCGGTTTAAAAATTATGTTTAAAACCAATGTATATCCGGACGTAAATTTCCCCGGCGTTATCAAAAGTATCGATACGATTTTGGATAAGAACAGCAGGACCCTCCGCCTACGGAGCGAAGTTTTCGACAAGGAACAAAGACTTCGACCACAGATGTTCGGGGACTTGGAAATTCAGATTCCTCTAAAACAAATCCTGAGCGTTTCAACGTCCGCCGTTTTGGATACGGGAATTCACAAAATGGTCTACGTGCAAAAAGGTCCGGATCGTTTTGCGGCTACATTCGTTAAGACCGGTTTAAACGTCGGCGAATGGACGGAAATTAGAGAAGGATTGCAGGAAGGAGAAAAGGTTGTCTCCGAATCCACGTTCCTAATCGATTCCGAAGCTAGAATCCGCTTTGGCTCCAGTTTACACAAACATTGA
- a CDS encoding TolC family protein, translating into MSSLQIYYTILIYFFSYSIFAEGKDVRSILELVAKEHPEAKSLGHLTHAHQSHSDATGILPDPKIGVAYRNFPTRNGYSLNDRPLDTPTMTGVEFSLSQEFPFPGKLGSEQKISIYMEKEAGFRYLSGINRLLGDFLSKLNRFQRLQNKKELNSKIVQILSSQKNISESYYSSGNVSLAGSIKASIAKTESFEKETVYNTNLRDLFSQLSYFRIQDKLSFEDFSSLDLDRYFKENESKILSFANSFESAARANPDYRSFLTEEKRLKESAKLSKLSLLPQTEVFVSYMNRRNQNFSIDRGPLDYRIMDTTEYRGDLFSFGVNMRIPVWSALKWESITGQYEREADAGKESAEKVKMQVISDLNRNFELIRGYGTQIEILQKKLIPELERAVRANASLYVPGKASPLDILSTQVEVIQARIRKEDLIERKHESIINILQILSQIHPNPDDGTHSGHGEEGGRL; encoded by the coding sequence ATGAGTTCTTTACAAATTTATTATACAATTCTTATATACTTTTTTTCTTATTCGATTTTTGCGGAAGGAAAAGACGTTCGTTCGATTTTGGAGCTTGTCGCGAAGGAACATCCGGAAGCGAAATCGCTCGGTCATTTGACTCACGCACATCAGTCGCATTCGGATGCCACTGGAATTCTTCCGGATCCAAAAATTGGCGTGGCCTACCGTAACTTTCCCACTCGGAACGGTTATTCGCTCAATGACCGTCCTTTGGATACGCCGACCATGACGGGCGTAGAATTTTCTCTTTCGCAAGAATTCCCATTTCCCGGAAAACTCGGTTCCGAACAGAAAATTTCCATCTATATGGAGAAAGAGGCCGGCTTTCGATATCTTTCGGGCATCAATCGTCTCTTGGGAGATTTTCTTTCCAAGCTCAATCGGTTTCAAAGACTTCAAAACAAAAAAGAATTGAATTCTAAAATAGTACAAATTCTTTCCTCGCAAAAGAACATTTCCGAAAGTTATTACTCTTCCGGAAATGTTTCCCTTGCCGGAAGTATCAAGGCTTCTATCGCCAAAACGGAATCATTCGAAAAAGAAACAGTGTATAATACGAATCTCAGAGACCTTTTCTCTCAGTTGAGTTACTTTCGAATCCAGGATAAACTTTCTTTCGAGGATTTTTCTTCTCTCGATCTCGATCGTTACTTCAAGGAAAATGAATCTAAAATTTTAAGTTTTGCTAATTCTTTTGAATCCGCCGCCCGCGCGAATCCGGATTACAGATCCTTTCTCACCGAAGAAAAAAGGCTAAAAGAATCCGCGAAGTTGAGCAAACTTTCTCTTCTTCCTCAAACGGAAGTTTTTGTTTCTTATATGAATCGACGAAACCAGAATTTCTCGATCGATCGCGGTCCACTCGATTATAGAATTATGGATACGACCGAATACAGAGGAGATCTTTTTAGCTTCGGAGTCAATATGAGAATTCCCGTTTGGTCCGCGCTCAAATGGGAAAGTATTACGGGCCAGTATGAGAGGGAAGCGGACGCGGGTAAAGAATCCGCGGAGAAAGTAAAGATGCAAGTGATCTCGGATTTGAATCGAAACTTCGAGCTCATCCGTGGTTACGGAACACAAATCGAAATTCTTCAAAAAAAGCTTATCCCCGAGTTGGAAAGAGCGGTTCGCGCAAACGCTTCTCTCTATGTTCCTGGAAAAGCGAGCCCTCTGGATATTCTATCAACTCAGGTCGAAGTGATCCAGGCTCGAATTCGAAAGGAAGATTTGATCGAAAGGAAACACGAATCGATCATAAATATTCTTCAAATCTTAAGCCAAATTCATCCGAATCCGGACGACGGAACACACTCCGGTCACGGAGAAGAAGGAGGTCGATTATGA
- a CDS encoding flagellin, whose protein sequence is MIINHNISAIFAHRTLKFNSENMGKDIEKLSSGMRINRAGDDASGLAVSEKMRTQILGLRRAEMNTEDGMSLIQTTEGYLQETHEIVQRIRVLAVQAANGIYTEEDRQQIQVEVSQLVDEIDRIASQAEFNKMKLLTGAFARLNPTASMWFHMGANMHQRERVYIETMNTAALGLRNPTVLTFISLSTAGKANSVIGLADDALRSISKQRADLGAYYNRLEHAAKGLMNAYENIQAAESRIRDTDMAEQMTSFTRYQILTQAATAMLAQANMKPQTVLQLLK, encoded by the coding sequence ATGATTATCAACCATAATATCAGTGCCATTTTCGCACACAGAACATTGAAGTTCAATAGCGAAAACATGGGTAAGGACATCGAGAAGTTGTCCTCCGGAATGAGAATCAACCGTGCAGGTGACGACGCTTCCGGTCTTGCAGTGTCCGAAAAAATGAGAACCCAGATTCTGGGCCTCAGAAGAGCGGAAATGAACACTGAAGATGGTATGTCTCTGATCCAGACTACTGAAGGATATCTCCAGGAAACTCATGAGATCGTTCAAAGAATCCGCGTATTGGCTGTTCAGGCTGCAAACGGTATTTATACCGAAGAAGACAGACAACAGATCCAAGTGGAAGTTTCCCAGTTGGTCGATGAGATCGACCGGATCGCTTCTCAAGCCGAATTCAACAAAATGAAACTCCTTACGGGAGCTTTCGCTAGGTTGAATCCGACTGCGAGTATGTGGTTTCACATGGGTGCAAACATGCACCAGAGAGAAAGAGTTTACATTGAAACGATGAATACGGCGGCATTGGGTCTTAGAAACCCGACCGTTTTAACGTTTATTTCTCTTTCTACTGCCGGCAAGGCTAACTCAGTGATCGGATTGGCTGATGACGCGCTTCGTTCCATCTCTAAACAGAGAGCGGACTTAGGTGCGTATTACAACCGTCTGGAACACGCCGCTAAGGGACTCATGAACGCTTATGAGAACATCCAAGCCGCGGAATCCAGAATCCGTGACACCGATATGGCTGAGCAAATGACCAGCTTTACGCGTTATCAGATCCTGACTCAGGCCGCTACCGCAATGCTGGCTCAGGCCAATATGAAACCGCAAACGGTTCTCCAGCTTCTGAAGTAA
- the ispH gene encoding 4-hydroxy-3-methylbut-2-enyl diphosphate reductase, translated as MLEKIYLANPRGFCAGVKYAISYVEQVQANAAEQIYVRKEIVHNRRVVEDMKKRGILFINELEEAPDGATVVFSAHGVAPSVVEAAKNRGMKIGDATCPLVTRVHRKARRIKDTHQIIYIGHEGHDEAIGTMGEADMFLVESPEDVIQLKDKIDPKKPLTYLMQTTLSVADTRNVVDQISKTFPFVEHPAKDDICYATTERQEAVSEMMNQIDAMLVIGADNSSNSLRLLQLAQKSKPHSFKVTGADDLSKEYIQNNEIRILGLTAGASTPQVLVDEIISKLKTFYPDATVDLFPGSREDSMNFKLPTNLLS; from the coding sequence ATGTTAGAAAAGATCTATTTAGCCAACCCCAGAGGATTTTGCGCCGGTGTGAAGTATGCGATCTCTTATGTGGAGCAGGTGCAAGCGAACGCGGCGGAACAAATCTACGTTCGAAAAGAGATCGTTCACAACCGAAGAGTTGTGGAAGACATGAAGAAAAGAGGAATTTTATTTATCAACGAATTAGAAGAAGCCCCGGACGGCGCTACGGTCGTATTCTCCGCCCACGGCGTCGCGCCTTCCGTTGTCGAAGCGGCCAAAAATCGCGGAATGAAGATCGGAGACGCGACCTGCCCGCTCGTGACTCGGGTACATCGTAAGGCAAGAAGAATCAAGGATACACATCAGATCATCTATATCGGACACGAAGGCCACGACGAGGCGATCGGGACGATGGGAGAAGCCGATATGTTTCTCGTAGAATCACCGGAAGACGTGATTCAACTCAAGGATAAAATCGATCCGAAAAAACCGCTTACCTATTTGATGCAAACCACATTGTCCGTCGCTGATACTCGAAACGTCGTGGATCAAATATCGAAGACATTTCCCTTTGTGGAACATCCCGCAAAGGATGACATTTGTTACGCGACAACCGAAAGACAGGAAGCCGTTTCCGAAATGATGAATCAAATTGATGCGATGCTCGTGATCGGAGCGGATAACAGCTCTAACTCATTGCGACTTTTACAACTCGCTCAAAAATCAAAACCGCATTCCTTTAAAGTGACCGGAGCGGACGACCTTTCCAAAGAGTATATTCAAAATAATGAAATTAGGATTCTTGGTTTGACCGCAGGTGCTTCCACACCGCAGGTTCTCGTCGACGAAATCATTTCCAAATTAAAAACATTTTATCCGGATGCTACCGTAGATTTATTTCCAGGTTCAAGGGAAGATTCTATGAATTTCAAGCTTCCTACGAACCTCCTCTCCTGA
- a CDS encoding PAS domain-containing sensor histidine kinase, protein MDRDLKNFELSQELYEILVNQISDSILVTEALIDFPGPRIIFANPAFCKMTGYQLHELIGETPRLFQGPLTNRKLMGDLKRTLKEGNDFFGETINYKKDGSSYNVEWHISAIRDAEGNVLYYISIQRDITEKVRKGEFATRRLRLEMGITAATQILLSTSTDLKILKYAMEQFLVFVDSERLYLFKNTESQDEAELFLEVVDPSAESTKTPLTNRMSYSKNHGRWKKIFSSGGYIQGSIREFSDSERIFFDERQIQSITLIPLFVSNEWFGFAGFENFKTTQVVKEEIFTIRTFIDLISVFLERKNILEELKIHREKLEVLVQERTEELILQKEKAEKASKTKSEFLANMSHELRTPLNSIIGFSRLMQLPKEMEKENKYKDLIFHSGVHLLNIINDILDVSRIEAGKLVLNRSEFDLKNLISTSIEIILGEAITKKIQISFEVLPEDEEYEMNGDPKRIRQVLLNLIGNSIKFTRPPGEVYVRLKKIDSEYEIIVQDTGIGIAESELPKIFETFYQIKGENQGEFEGSGLGLPIVKKIVEAHFGSLRVESSLGNGTSIFIHLPSGTSNDVPLLSESSLSNSDLQEKKNQELDYPEGIKSYLILIAIRDRIFDSAIERYLVAHSQNYISLHSPEDFSIISQKSLDSHIILLYDTHLLLEDTGIVKVLRTWLVKKPKNIDLVLLDSADIPLPFREDLLPFFPDYTIQNPFSLEKLKSILIEIHKERTFGNRVEKEDVAS, encoded by the coding sequence GTGGACCGCGACCTAAAAAACTTTGAGCTTTCTCAAGAACTTTACGAAATTCTGGTGAATCAGATTTCGGATTCAATCCTAGTTACGGAAGCACTCATCGACTTTCCCGGTCCGAGAATTATTTTTGCCAATCCTGCTTTCTGTAAGATGACCGGTTATCAGTTGCACGAGCTTATCGGCGAAACCCCGCGTCTATTTCAAGGACCTCTTACTAATCGAAAGTTAATGGGAGATCTCAAACGAACTCTCAAAGAAGGAAATGATTTTTTCGGAGAAACGATCAATTACAAAAAAGACGGAAGTTCCTACAATGTGGAATGGCATATATCAGCCATTCGAGACGCGGAAGGAAACGTTCTCTACTATATATCCATTCAAAGGGACATCACAGAAAAAGTTAGAAAAGGAGAATTTGCGACAAGGCGACTTCGTCTGGAAATGGGAATCACCGCGGCCACGCAGATTCTACTCTCGACATCGACTGATTTAAAGATTCTAAAATATGCGATGGAGCAATTCCTGGTTTTCGTAGATTCGGAAAGGTTATATCTTTTTAAAAACACCGAAAGCCAAGACGAGGCGGAATTATTTTTGGAAGTGGTCGATCCTTCCGCCGAATCGACAAAAACCCCCCTCACAAATCGGATGTCCTACTCGAAAAACCACGGACGTTGGAAAAAAATTTTTTCCTCGGGGGGATATATTCAAGGAAGTATACGGGAATTTTCCGACTCGGAAAGAATTTTTTTCGACGAGAGGCAGATTCAATCCATTACATTGATTCCCCTTTTTGTATCCAACGAGTGGTTCGGTTTTGCCGGATTCGAGAACTTCAAGACTACTCAAGTAGTGAAGGAGGAAATCTTCACGATTCGGACCTTTATTGACCTGATCAGCGTATTCCTGGAAAGAAAAAATATATTAGAAGAATTGAAAATTCATAGGGAAAAGTTAGAAGTTCTCGTCCAAGAAAGAACCGAAGAACTGATTTTGCAAAAAGAAAAGGCAGAAAAGGCCAGCAAAACGAAATCCGAATTTTTAGCAAATATGAGCCACGAATTGAGAACTCCCTTAAATTCGATCATCGGTTTTTCAAGATTGATGCAATTACCGAAAGAAATGGAAAAAGAAAACAAATACAAAGATTTAATTTTCCATTCCGGGGTTCACCTACTCAATATAATCAACGATATTCTCGACGTTTCCAGAATCGAAGCCGGTAAATTAGTTTTGAATCGTTCCGAATTCGACCTCAAAAATCTGATTTCCACTTCGATTGAGATCATTTTGGGAGAAGCCATTACGAAGAAGATACAAATTTCCTTCGAAGTGCTTCCGGAAGACGAGGAATACGAGATGAACGGAGATCCGAAGCGGATTCGACAAGTTCTTCTTAATCTAATCGGAAATTCGATTAAGTTCACACGTCCTCCTGGTGAAGTTTACGTCCGATTAAAAAAAATCGATTCTGAATATGAGATTATCGTGCAAGACACCGGGATCGGAATCGCAGAATCCGAACTTCCCAAAATATTCGAAACTTTTTATCAGATTAAAGGGGAAAACCAAGGAGAGTTTGAGGGAAGCGGTCTCGGACTTCCAATCGTTAAGAAGATTGTCGAGGCTCATTTCGGCTCTTTGCGAGTGGAAAGCTCCTTAGGAAATGGAACCAGCATCTTTATACATCTTCCGAGCGGAACTTCGAACGATGTTCCGCTCCTTTCGGAAAGTTCTCTTTCGAATTCGGATCTTCAGGAAAAAAAGAATCAAGAACTGGATTATCCGGAAGGAATTAAGTCTTATTTGATCTTGATTGCGATTCGAGATCGAATCTTCGACTCAGCAATCGAGCGGTATTTGGTCGCTCATTCTCAAAATTATATTTCTCTTCATTCTCCGGAAGATTTTTCCATAATTTCTCAAAAAAGCCTCGATTCTCACATAATTCTACTATATGATACACACCTCCTCTTAGAGGATACCGGGATTGTAAAGGTTTTGCGGACTTGGTTGGTGAAAAAACCCAAGAATATAGACCTCGTTCTTTTGGATTCAGCGGATATTCCTCTTCCGTTTCGGGAAGACCTACTTCCGTTTTTTCCGGATTATACGATTCAAAATCCGTTCTCATTAGAAAAATTGAAATCGATCTTAATCGAAATACATAAGGAGCGAACATTTGGAAACAGAGTTGAAAAAGAAGACGTCGCTTCATAG